The Aspergillus fumigatus Af293 chromosome 3, whole genome shotgun sequence region ATCGAGCTGTGTCCGCGCCGTTTAGTTTTAGCTGACTTTCTTCGCTTTACAGTGGCCATGACCCGTCAAGACTGTTTCAGCGCAGCGTGAACAAGCGCAATGTTCCTGATTACTATgagatcatcaaagaacccATGGCTCTCAGTATCTTGAAACAGAAGATAAACAAGCGAGAGTACAAGAACTTCGCGGAGTTTGTGCGAGACTGCGCTCTGGTAAGTTTCGCACCCTTTTTGTTATTATGGAACCACCTAGTCATAACTTTTACTCATGCTGTTATCTTCTCTTTTAGATCCCTCACAATGCGCAGACATATAATCGGCCAAATTCACAAGCATACGAGGATGCGCTCGTCATAAAGGTTCGTACCACTCGTAAAGACTTTGACTCGATATCCGTTGGTGAATACCGTGGTGCTGATCCTCTTTCCCCATATAAGGACGTGTTCATAGCAGAATTCGAAAAGCTGGTCAAACAAGGGATCATCACCGCAGAAGAAGCCGAGCTTCCCGATCTAGGAGAGATTCCGGAGGCGGATCCTCTtcccgaggaggaagatgaggaagatgaggacgatgatgacgaggatgacgaggatgattcggatgatgatggtcgTCGCAAAAAGAAGCGGGGCCCCCGCCCTGGCTGGAAACGAGACGCAGGGAAGGATGATGGGCATAAATCAGCCGACCCAGAGCTCAGAAAGAAGCGGGGCCGGCCTCCGCGTGTTGATACCCCCATGGAAGCCAGAATTAAGGCAGTTTTGAAAGGGATCCGCAAGCTCAAAGGGCCTCTTGGCATGCTCAAGGTGCGACACTTTGAACGCTTGCCAGACAAAGCTACATATCCGGACTATTATGTTGAAATCAAGGAGCCGATTGCGATCGACATTATCAAGCGGAAGTCCAAGCGCAAGAAGTACAACTCAGTTGACCATTTTATGCGCGATATGGATTTGATGTTCAACAATGCCAAAGCCTACAACCAGCCGGACAGTCAGATATACAAGGACGCTGTTGATTTGCAGGTGGAGGCGAGGAGGCttgctgagattgagaagaggaaacCTGATAGCGAATATCTGATGGAGGACGGTCGTCTCCCATTGCCGGATGGCATTCTGTACAAAGGTGAGCTCTGGAAAGTGGGTGACTGGGTTCATATACAGAATCCGAACGATGTGACCAAGCCCATCGTCGCACAAATCTACCGCACATGGCAGGATTCTGAAGGCGAAAAATGGGTTAATGCTTGCTGGTACTACCGTCCAGAGCAGACAGTTCACCACTTTGAGAAACATTTCTATCCCAATGAGGTGGTCAAGACTGGCCAGTACCGTGATCATCGGATCGAGGAGGTTGTCGACCGCTGCTTCGTCATGTTCTTTACTCGGTACAACCGCGGACGCCCTAGAGGCCTTCCTCCCGACAAGGAAGTATACGTCTGTGAAGCACGCTATAACGAGGAGAAGCACAAGCTCAACAAGATTAAAACATGGGCGAGTTGCCTTCCAGATGAAGTGCGAGAAAAAGATTACGAGATGGACCTCTTTGATGTCCCTAGAAGGATCAAGAAGATACCGAGTCCGATCAAGCACTTGCTGAAGAGTGATGCAAAGGAAACTGACGATCTGCCAAAACCAACCTGGGGCGCCGATAATGCGCCGCCCATTGTTGGAGCGGTACATCGACGTCCACGCGACGAGAATGTGAGTATCTCAACTCCTAGTTGGTCCGGGAGTTTCGTTCGTAGACCCTTTTGAATCGTGGGATACTAACttggatttttttttttttttcgacAGGAATCTCCGCCACCTGAACCGACTCCTTCTCCGCCCCCGTCATTACCCCAGCCAGTACTGTCAACTGTCCCTCCTCGTCTGCCAGTAATTACCCAACCCTCTACGCGACCAAGCGTCGGTAGTCCCGGCACGGCTCCTGCGGTTGGGGCTGTCCCAGTCCCTGCGCGCTCTCCAGCTGCCCCAATACCTCCTACACAGggctctcctcttcctgcgcCTCCAGTTGCCTACCAACAGCCTCAAGTACCACCAGTCCAGGTTTATCAGCCAGCTCTGCAGAGGCGCCCTAGCGCGTTTGTACCACAAACTCCTCACTCCCCTGCTTACCAACCTTCGCCGGTACCGCACCCGTATGCGGCGGCTCAGCCAACCCCATATACGCCATATCAGGCAGGTCGTGTGCACGTACCGCCTGCGTCGGTGTACAACCCTAACGCGCCTCGTCCAATTGAGGTCTTCCGCCTCAGCGAGGCGGCAAATGCAGCAATCCCCGAGGATATTCGTGAACAGTTTCATTGTGACGACTCGGGCCATGTGCTTTTCTTCTCTGCTCCGCCACTCGATATCGTTTCATCCCTTCAGCAAAAACTAGGTCATTCCCTAAAATATCTGGCTGCTAAGGCGGAACGTCGGAAACTTGTCGAGCAGCGGAAACGGAAAGACGATCTTGAGAGAGTCGAGCGAGAGGAGCGAGTCAAACGCCTACGTGCTGATGAAGGGACAAGCCTCGCTGCCCATGTAGAGGCGTTGACCGCCAAGGCTATTGAGATCATGACAAGCCATGTCATGATTGGCACGGAAAAAATCTACGATCATCTATACTCGAACCAAGCAGAGACAGCGAAGCAAGCGGATGCCGACGCTCGCGCACGCAGGATCACAGCTGATCACATCTCCCAAGAGAAGACGGCTCAAATCCAGGCTTATTCCAACAAAGCGACCACTGTTAGTCTTAAAGGTAGTGCTATGTATATGGACGATATTGACCCCACGATCTagtgtcaggcagtgagtTCACTTTCTTCGTCGCGTGTCATTGGTGCCTCTC contains the following coding sequences:
- a CDS encoding putative RSC complex subunit (RSC1) — translated: MEKASEPSQTQPAPEEPVKSIEDDGKGDSSSTGGVTDEQWRSMMDVVLAIYEFREEDGHDPSRLFQRSVNKRNVPDYYEIIKEPMALSILKQKINKREYKNFAEFVRDCALIPHNAQTYNRPNSQAYEDALVIKVRTTRKDFDSISVGEYRGADPLSPYKDVFIAEFEKLVKQGIITAEEAELPDLGEIPEADPLPEEEDEEDEDDDDEDDEDDSDDDGRRKKKRGPRPGWKRDAGKDDGHKSADPELRKKRGRPPRVDTPMEARIKAVLKGIRKLKGPLGMLKVRHFERLPDKATYPDYYVEIKEPIAIDIIKRKSKRKKYNSVDHFMRDMDLMFNNAKAYNQPDSQIYKDAVDLQVEARRLAEIEKRKPDSEYLMEDGRLPLPDGILYKGELWKVGDWVHIQNPNDVTKPIVAQIYRTWQDSEGEKWVNACWYYRPEQTVHHFEKHFYPNEVVKTGQYRDHRIEEVVDRCFVMFFTRYNRGRPRGLPPDKEVYVCEARYNEEKHKLNKIKTWASCLPDEVREKDYEMDLFDVPRRIKKIPSPIKHLLKSDAKETDDLPKPTWGADNAPPIVGAVHRRPRDENESPPPEPTPSPPPSLPQPVLSTVPPRLPVITQPSTRPSVGSPGTAPAVGAVPVPARSPAAPIPPTQGSPLPAPPVAYQQPQVPPVQVYQPALQRRPSAFVPQTPHSPAYQPSPVPHPYAAAQPTPYTPYQAGRVHVPPASVYNPNAPRPIEVFRLSEAANAAIPEDIREQFHCDDSGHVLFFSAPPLDIVSSLQQKLGHSLKYLAAKAERRKLVEQRKRKDDLERVEREERVKRLRADEGTSLAAHVEALTAKAIEIMTSHVMIGTEKIYDHLYSNQAETAKQADADARARRITADHISQEKTAQIQAYSNKATTVSLKGSAMYMDDIDPTI